A single Lactuca sativa cultivar Salinas chromosome 8, Lsat_Salinas_v11, whole genome shotgun sequence DNA region contains:
- the LOC111879211 gene encoding mitogen-activated protein kinase kinase 9 codes for MALVRERRRQSKLRLRLPEISERLPGFPLHLPPTTMSQQSTTTTVAEFETVQVLGQGNGGTVYKVVHKRTCNVFALKVVHADSDPMMRRQIFREMEILRRTDSPFVVHCHEIFEKPNGDIAILMEYMDAGSLDSLLKNGGSGTFTEKSLADIARKILNGLNYLHAHKIIHRDIKPANILVNKNMEVKIADFGVSKIMCRTLDSCNSFVGTYAYMSPERFDLDTRDANYNAYSGDIWSLGLTMLELYMGHFPFLPAGQKPNWVTLMCAICFGEPPSLPEGVSDEFRSFIECCLQKDSSKRWTASQLLLHPFCRQPEN; via the coding sequence ATGGCCCTCGTTCGTGAACGACGACGACAGTCAAAACTCCGCCTCCGTTTACCTGAAATCTCCGAGCGCCTCCCTGGTTTCCCTCTACACCTCCCTCCCACCACCATGTCCCAACAGTCGACAACCACCACCGTCGCCGAATTCGAGACCGTTCAAGTTCTTGGTCAAGGCAACGGCGGCACCGTCTACAAAGTAGTGCATAAGAGAACCTGTAACGTTTTCGCGCTCAAGGTTGTACACGCCGACAGTGATCCGATGATGCGCCGGCAGATATTTAGGGAGATGGAAATTCTTCGAAGAACGGATTCTCCTTTTGTGGTTCATTGTCATGAGATATTCGAGAAGCCTAACGGAGATATAGCGATACTTATGGAATACATGGACGCTGGGTCACTAGACTCGCTACTGAAAAACGGTGGAAGTGGAACGTTCACGGAAAAGTCACTCGCTGACATCGCTCGTAAGATTCTTAACGGACTTAACTACCTCCATGCCCACAAGATCATTCATAGAGATATCAAACCTGCAAATATTCTGGTCAACAAAAACATGGAGGTGAAGATTGCTGATTTCGGAGTGAGCAAGATCATGTGCAGGACGCTCGACTCCTGCAATTCGTTCGTCGGCACTTACGCCTACATGAGCCCAGAACGGTTCGATCTGGACACTCGCGATGCCAACTACAATGCTTACTCCGGCGATATCTGGAGCTTGGGGTTGACGATGTTGGAGCTTTACATGGGTCATTTTCCGTTCTTGCCGGCGGGTCAGAAACCTAACTGGGTGACGCTCATGTGTGCCATATGTTTTGGGGAGCCGCCGAGTCTGCCGGAAGGAGTTTCAGACGAGTTTCGGAGCTTCATTGAGTGTTGTTTGCAGAAAGATTCTAGCAAAAGGTGGACAGCTTCGCAGCTACTTCTGCATCCATTTTGTAGACAACCTGAAAATTAA